CGTGATCGTCGGACTCGGCCTGCCGATAGTTCTGCTATCCATCGTTGGGATCGCGGGACTGCCGTTCGCGTTGATGGTCGGAATTTACAAGGGCGTGCTGTTCAGTACGACCGCGCAACCGGGATGGCGCACGATGCGCTGGCTGGGTGCGTTCTTCTCGATATCGGCAGGGCTGTTGGGCGTGGCAGTAGCGCTGGTGATCGCCGCAATGTCGGGGCTGCCCGCAGCGGCAACGACCTTGCGCCAATCGCTGCTCATCATGATTGTTCTCTACTTCGGTACAGTTCTCCTGCTCGAACGCGACGCCGATGAATGGACTCGTGTCGCGCGCAGGCATTCGCGATTCAGCGTGTGGCTGGCGGCCCTCGGCGGAATTGTGATTCCGCTTCTCGTGATCACCTTCTCAACTGGCCGCTTGGAGGAAGACTGCGCGGCGGTGTTGCTGATCGTCGGCGCGATCGCGATTCGTCACGTGCTCGTGTTCATTCCTCATCGCGCAACCGCCGAAAACTGATCGAGAACCGCCCTGCCCCGGCCCAGCTTGAAACTGTTCGCGAGCGCGAGGGTCACGAATTCTTTGGCCGCGCTGACTGCGTCTTCGA
This portion of the Candidatus Binataceae bacterium genome encodes:
- the nrfD gene encoding NrfD/PsrC family molybdoenzyme membrane anchor subunit, coding for MAEAMMPAAPPIVTKPVPWHWWVTFDLFFATMGGGLFSVATILHLVGHPEEQAVARIAFLITFPIMAVDLVCLVFDLGDPWRFMNMMRVFKPGSPMSVGVWTISIFSVLAFCAFVIVGLGLPIVLLSIVGIAGLPFALMVGIYKGVLFSTTAQPGWRTMRWLGAFFSISAGLLGVAVALVIAAMSGLPAAATTLRQSLLIMIVLYFGTVLLLERDADEWTRVARRHSRFSVWLAALGGIVIPLLVITFSTGRLEEDCAAVLLIVGAIAIRHVLVFIPHRATAEN